gcacgaattggcctttttgatcgaagacgggtgcttccaataggcgatgaggccatcccacacatccgtcgtgagctcagtgggctttccctcatacccgtcgagctcccacttgtccttccaatcggagactgtgttgcagaggcggatctttgcttttgcaacgaattccgccttcaccatctcggtgattcccaaagaccaatgccacttttgctgaaacacaaaaaatttgaaaaaattacaattaataataatatttaaaaaatatatacatatttaaaagttaaaatttaattaaatttaaaaatcttaccgcaaacattttaaaccacgtgatcttaacgtgatttggagtcttgctccagttcggatatgccccgtcgtagtaacccttaatcgtttTCGAAACGCTCCGGCCAACACGGTtattagccccaaacctgaaaggaaaacaatttaaccgttagaaaataaaaatattttaaatttttatgtaataaaaattaataacttaccaataagttcctcggggtctatcggggtctagaacatccaaaccctctcgtccgggctgggcaagcaaatcctctaccgtatatctcgcgaatggggcatatgaaggcacacgcaaatccggatgaactgcaccttctgggacaggctcaggtgcagccgctggaggaggaggtggaggcatatgCGGTGGAGGCATTtgcggtggaggcatctgcggtggaggaggactccaagcaactctctgagaaggctgagagtctggaactgcggTGGAGGATGATGGAccagaagacgatggaccggaagaagatgtaccggaaccatcgtcGCCAAACAAATCTCTATAACTAGGTGCTCTGGATTttcttctaggagccatctaaaaaaaattaaaataaattttatcagttacgacataataaaaatattattccgttacctaactaatcacctaaactaattacctaactaatcacctaaactaattccgttacctaactaatcacctaaactaatttaaaaaaaaaaaaaaagagagagagaagagagagtttaccTTAGAGAGAGCAAAGGAATTTGGGAGGAATGAGCGAGGCAGCCTCGCTCTCGGCGTCCCcttatatagattaggattcgtcgtaaaatcgacgtaaatttacgacgaaattaccaggcccgcgtttttccatttacgacgaatttaccaggcccgtgttttttaatttacgacgaaattaccaggcccgtgtttttcgagttacgacgaaattaccaggcccgcgtttttccatttacgacgaaattacgacgcttaaccctaaacaccgagaatgaaatccctaaaccccaaagtgacatatcatctaacatcatatcttatATCATACTACTTCTTACTCtttcttttagaaaatattacaatagagaaatccaacatttgatacatatattacatcactctaaatcgttttcgttctcatcactatcattacaatcatcatcgtcgcttctctcgaactcgtcttcacgtgcttcatctgtcgcatcttcgggaatatcttcatattgaaagttttgcgggtcgatcaaaaggatttcatcagttggttgttctggtacctcaacttcagtgatagcgtcttcttcttgcaagggcggttcttctccaacgacaatgcgtccacgaggtgtaactttgatagcagttacccagtttatcccggaagttcgaagccgaggataaggaaggaagctaacttgctcggcttgtgaagctaaaatgaaaggctcaaatttgttgtatcttctcccaaaattgacatccacaacaccaaatttgttataccgaatccctcggttcacaacaggatcgaaccattcacatttgaagaggacgcattttagcttcaataaccccggaaattccacttcaataatctcctgcaatatcccgtaaaagtctgtttcacctttcacacatattccgtagttactcgttgcccgatgtctcccatactcgtatgtgtgaaaggtaaatcctcgtgtgaaatacataggtgatgtggtgacctttgcaactggaccttgaaccaattcatgaaaccatacgggataataaggatcgtcataatcaacctgcaaaaaacatatatatattcttaaacacttacttaattaatataatagtatgagatatattacctgtgattttaaccacttgacaaagtgcttatctttacgtgtatccacatcagttgcagatattcctggtattgcttcttcaacttgagatacaaacatccTGCAAATTGAacaattaatcaaatcatacataattaacttcaattcatataattaacattcacaaaagcAATGctttgtgaacaggtccacgaagcaatgcttcatacggtaggtggacaactagatgctccatgacgtcaaaaaatgaaggaggaaatatcttctccaggttgcacaatatgatcggaatgttctgatgaagttgttcgatgacttcttctttgaacgtacgtgtgctaagatctctgaaaaatgctccgatggctgtatattttaaaaggaatcaaattaataacatttcgtaacataggtatatatataaatttataattacctgcaagtgcttcgtggacatttgctggaaggagctcggcaaaagcaaatggaagcagtcgttgcataaacacatgacaatcatgacttttcattccggagaacttttgacctcgttcaataCATCTTgacatatttgaaacataaccatcaggaaacttaacttccgatgcaacccagtcaaacaaggttgttttcgctgctgatgacaaccggaagatgggaacaggaacgtttccattgctcttgatatgtaactcacttcttgagcaaatatcaggtaagtccatccttgactttttgttatcttttgtcttcccagggacgttaagtaatgtattcatgatgttctcaaaaaagttcttctcgatatgcatgacatccagattgtggcgtaagagaagatccttccaatacggtagctcccaaaatatactcttcttatgccaattgtgagatacaccatacccatcaggcatatttccaggaacatgccaatttcctccaaccttaactgtttcctgagctccgtaataatcaatgtccgcttcgatctgctggccggtgagatatggaggaggactgtctctgacaatttttttgtgtcgaaacaatgtcttgtttcttctgtacggatgggcaagtggaagaaaccgacgatgacaatcaaaccaacaactcttcctaccattcttcagttgaaaagcatccgtggatccaagacaatacggacaagataatcttccatgtgttgtccagccagacaacatcccataagcagggaaatcacttatcgtccacatcagaactgctcgcatcgtaaaattggttttcaaggaacaatcgtacgtcctcaccccttctgaccacaattgctttagctcttctatcaacggttgaagaaaaacatcaagagaccgttttggatgcttcggccctgggattaatatggtcaaaaatagaaattcttgttccatgcacatatccggcggtaaattatacggcgtaagaatgactggccacaaagaatattgtctaccagacattccaaatggactaaatccatcggtgcataacccaagatagacattccgaatatttgtagcaaaatctccgtgtaccttgttgaaatgtttccacgctcttgcgtctgatggatgtgcaacctcaccatctctctggacatgttcggcatgccacctcatcgacgcagcagtcctctcagattgatataatcttttcaatctgtctgtaattggtaggtaccacatcctttggtacggtaccctattcctcccacggccttgcggtttgaatcgtggttttttgcagaatcgacactcttctaacttgtcatcttccttccagtagatcatgcagttgtcgatgcaaacatcaatcatctccgagggtaacccaagactataaaccaatttctgaatctcataataagattcagcagacacgttgtcttctggcaaatactctttaaacaactccgcccatgcatccatgcaattctcaggtaaattatgatccgttttaatattcatcatcctagctgctagagacaatttagagagaccttctctacaaccagtgtagattggttgatttgcagcatctagcatttcataaaatctttttgcatccaaattaggttcttctacatttccagttccatctgctattgttgtagttgtttctaaaaatgcatcactaatcatatcttgaaccctatcatgatctaccatctgctcctcttgatgataattatattcattatgcacatgattcggttcttcattatgatgagcatcctcaaaattagcattactactactagcttcatttcccccataaccctctccatgttgataccaaatgtaatactgtggtgtaaatcctctgtttactaaatgattccatacagtttcactacgtgcaaatttcgaatttttgcattttgaacaggggcagaacatcttaccgctttcctgcgtgatcggtgtacagcccgcctggtgcatgaatgtctctagcccgttcAGAAATgcattcgtcactctcccgtcggaatctttgtgcaaatacatccaacttcgtaactcgtaaatactaccgccaccgaccattttttctactatttttttttaattttttttttttccgtttgtgtcttgtgaggaagagagttgtgtgttgtgaggaagagagttgtgggaaatgacatatatatagagaaattttcgagttgggtagttgaaatataacaacgattttacaagggaaagtttacatggattttacatagtttttttacaacgactttacaacgAAACTCGATAagtttttcacctaaatataacggtaacatgattcgttgtaatatcgatgtaaaatttcattttcgaCGTACTTACGTCGTAatattacatggcgtttacgacgaaatttggtttcgtcgtaattgcgttgttaCCCCACCAATTACTATTTCTAAAACAACGATAAGGAACCTGTGTcgttcgtctgtctgccaattcagtggaacgacaaggagaaagtggacggaagtgcagCTGGTTTGTACTTGAGAGGAACCTTTGACGATGGTCGGAGGTTTCACTCAAGTATAAACCAACTTCACTTCCCTCCATTTTCTCCTTATCGCTCtactgaattggcagacagacgaatgACTCATGTTCGTTATCGTTATCTTCGAAATAGTAATTGGTGGTTCGagaagaagagagttgtgtgttgtgaggaagagagttgtgtgttgtgaggaagagagttgtgggaaatgacatatatatagagaaatatggtaagttttacatggattttacatggaaaATTTACAACGCGTTTACAACGAacttaggtaagttaaagcactttcaatacacgttttcacctttatgtaacggtaacatgattcgttgtaatgtcgatgtaacgtttacaactattttgcattccacgtactttcgtcgtaaactta
The sequence above is drawn from the Brassica napus cultivar Da-Ae chromosome A8, Da-Ae, whole genome shotgun sequence genome and encodes:
- the LOC125577307 gene encoding classical arabinogalactan protein 9-like: MAPRRKSRAPSYRDLFGDDGSGTSSSGPSSSGPSSSTAVPDSQPSQRVAWSPPPPQMPPPQMPPPHMPPPPPPAAAPEPVPEGAVHPDLRVPSYAPFARYTVEDLLAQPGREGLDVLDPDRPRGTYW